The following are encoded in a window of Pseudalgibacter alginicilyticus genomic DNA:
- a CDS encoding sodium:solute symporter family protein, translated as MTLQLLDWIVIIVFFLIMVVIGVWAHYKNKDSDDYFTAGGNLPWWLSGISHHVSGYSGAVFVAYAGLAYTHGVSIYVWWAMTVGISILVTINIFPVRWVRLRKKIGIQSPLEYLSIRYGIKTQQVIAWSGVILKLFDVAAKWAAIAILLKVFTGIPILYGVLFSGGVSIVYITIGGLWAVTVSDFIQFIVQIGAGIAMFFAAASKLGGLDSVFTIWNQLPAKNSEPFAEPYTVGFALAFLFINMLSYNGGTWNLATKYISSPNELNTKRAAILSGVLYLIWPLILFFPMWAAPILLPNLENPTESYGLLTITLLPKGMIGLVLASMFATTMSMTSSDANTISAVITRDILPLHFKRLKVSSSTNPLIVARKVTFIFIFFTILIATQYESFGGILGLIVAWFAALVGPIAVPMLLGMLPLFKKSGSTAALVSIFGGLISFALIKIFSLSLPFALEISLPLIVSVFLYILLGFINRKTIVSPEVLKLLEAIDEKSEN; from the coding sequence ATGACGCTGCAGCTATTGGATTGGATTGTAATTATTGTATTTTTTTTAATAATGGTGGTTATTGGTGTTTGGGCACATTATAAAAATAAAGACTCTGATGATTATTTTACTGCAGGAGGTAATTTACCTTGGTGGCTGTCTGGTATTTCACATCATGTGTCTGGTTATAGTGGAGCTGTGTTTGTTGCTTATGCAGGATTAGCCTATACACATGGGGTTTCAATTTACGTATGGTGGGCCATGACAGTAGGTATTTCAATTTTAGTAACTATTAATATTTTTCCAGTTCGTTGGGTGCGATTGCGAAAAAAAATTGGGATTCAATCTCCCTTAGAATATCTTTCCATAAGATATGGTATAAAAACACAACAAGTTATAGCTTGGAGTGGTGTCATCCTGAAGTTATTTGATGTTGCTGCTAAGTGGGCAGCCATAGCAATTTTGTTAAAGGTATTTACAGGTATTCCTATTCTTTATGGTGTACTTTTTTCTGGAGGTGTTTCTATTGTTTATATTACAATTGGAGGTCTTTGGGCCGTAACGGTGAGTGATTTTATACAGTTCATAGTTCAAATTGGTGCTGGTATTGCTATGTTTTTTGCTGCGGCATCTAAATTAGGTGGATTAGATTCTGTTTTTACAATCTGGAACCAGTTGCCTGCTAAAAATAGCGAACCTTTTGCTGAGCCATACACAGTTGGTTTTGCCTTAGCTTTCTTGTTTATTAATATGTTGAGTTATAATGGAGGTACTTGGAATCTAGCAACAAAGTATATTTCCTCTCCTAATGAACTAAATACAAAAAGGGCTGCTATATTATCGGGCGTTTTATATTTAATCTGGCCTTTAATATTGTTTTTTCCAATGTGGGCCGCTCCTATTTTATTGCCAAATTTGGAAAATCCTACAGAATCTTATGGACTCTTAACCATTACGCTTTTGCCTAAAGGTATGATAGGTTTAGTATTAGCTTCAATGTTTGCTACAACTATGTCTATGACATCAAGTGATGCAAATACTATTTCGGCAGTTATCACTAGAGATATATTGCCTCTTCATTTTAAGAGGCTTAAGGTTTCTAGCTCAACTAATCCATTAATTGTGGCAAGAAAAGTCACGTTTATTTTTATTTTTTTCACAATACTTATAGCAACTCAATACGAATCCTTTGGAGGTATTTTAGGGCTTATAGTGGCTTGGTTTGCAGCTTTGGTAGGGCCTATTGCGGTACCAATGTTGTTAGGAATGCTTCCTTTATTCAAAAAAAGTGGATCTACAGCTGCTCTGGTTTCTATTTTTGGTGGTTTAATTAGTTTTGCTTTGATTAAGATTTTTTCATTAAGTCTTCCTTTTGCATTAGAAATAAGTTTGCCATTAATTGTATCTGTTTTTTTATATATCCTTTTAGGTTTTATAAATCGAAAAACCATTGTATCTCCAGAGGTTTTAAAATTATTAGAAGCTATTGATGAAAAATCCGAAAACTAA
- a CDS encoding SusC/RagA family TonB-linked outer membrane protein has product MKKTLLKIIFVLIFGVFLPINAQEKNIEGTLTDVEGIPLPGATVTIKGTTRGVVTDFDGKFSITASQENVLVFSFLGYSTQEIKIGTQTNLKVVLQPEFNELEETIIIGYGSVRKEDLTGSVSVISEKSFNQGPVVGVENLIQGRASGVQISTTSSEPGADMLVRIRGNNSVNSNNNPLYVVDGFPMESLSNSINPADIASVSILKDASATAIYGTRGANGVVIITTKRGKKGKSSVTYTGNYSIQEANTDAYDFIDSSDYAILQNEIDITNGVAPSYTQEAIDRIEELGLQTNWLDEAFRTGYVSEHQVAVSGGNEDTKMFFSAGAYSWEGVVKNTSFDRYNVRLNADQSLLEGRVKVGVNTSLSATESDFLGFSASSLQDNILRGIFQTSPLNPTYDLYDTLSTEDKALIYGTSSPRDPLETLEIMDNKGTNYFVLANAFLEAKIFKDFTFKTQGGARIVNQKINQFLPSTSSLVASSLDPGSARQSHLLYKYYTYSNLLSYDKLIGKHSINAIAGYTHEWSSEEYFSAGSSDFTTDALGYYSLQGGATILTPSSYVADSELASYLARVNYIFDDRYLLTLTYRRDGSSKFGEGNKWGNFPAAAVAWNVHNESFFNSGLISQLKLRSSIGITGNDRFGVGLGQSTFSPSASVTTDGSTLSVGTISSRVGNEDLQWEETKKFDLALELGFFNNNLTMELGYYKNNTTNLLLNKTIAPSNGIESILTNAGEVENKGIELSLNYKKTFNNGFGWTSNLNFSQNENTVISLELIEGTDFLPGEEARIDGNVSGSYSVLEEGLPVGTIYGYRYLGVLQDGETSLTQPTAQPGDPLFEDINEDGQITGEDKELIGNGYPKFNVGFNNSFNYKNFTLSVFLTGVFDVDKLNGNNVIGYQYNTLAIAKDRWTPSNPEGTLPQNLWQGDQWVNDYFVEDASYIRLSNVSLSYDFNKNVLDKIGLAALQLSFVATNLATWSDYSGFDPEVNSTRTSGTNLNTGAGLDAYSYPYQKSFTLGIKVGI; this is encoded by the coding sequence ATGAAAAAGACATTATTAAAAATTATTTTTGTGCTTATCTTTGGGGTATTTCTTCCTATTAATGCACAAGAGAAAAATATTGAAGGCACTTTAACGGATGTGGAAGGAATTCCGCTTCCGGGAGCTACTGTAACTATTAAAGGGACAACAAGAGGTGTTGTGACTGATTTTGATGGAAAATTTTCCATTACAGCTTCACAAGAAAACGTACTTGTTTTTTCTTTTTTAGGATATTCTACCCAAGAAATTAAAATAGGCACACAGACCAATTTAAAGGTAGTTTTGCAACCTGAATTCAATGAGTTAGAAGAAACTATTATTATTGGATATGGTAGTGTTCGTAAAGAAGATTTAACTGGCTCAGTGTCTGTGATTAGTGAAAAAAGTTTTAATCAAGGTCCTGTAGTGGGCGTTGAAAACTTAATACAGGGAAGAGCTTCAGGTGTTCAAATATCCACAACAAGTTCTGAGCCAGGCGCAGATATGCTTGTTCGAATTAGGGGGAATAATTCTGTGAATAGCAACAACAATCCCTTGTATGTGGTTGACGGATTTCCTATGGAGTCTTTGTCTAATAGTATTAATCCAGCAGATATTGCAAGTGTGAGTATATTAAAAGATGCCTCTGCTACAGCAATATATGGAACTAGAGGTGCTAATGGTGTTGTAATTATTACAACTAAACGCGGTAAAAAAGGAAAATCATCAGTGACATATACTGGTAATTATTCAATTCAAGAAGCAAACACAGATGCCTATGACTTTATAGATTCAAGTGATTATGCAATTCTTCAAAATGAAATTGATATTACAAATGGTGTTGCTCCTTCATATACGCAAGAGGCTATAGATAGAATTGAAGAGCTTGGATTGCAAACTAATTGGTTAGACGAGGCTTTTAGAACAGGTTATGTTTCTGAGCATCAAGTAGCTGTTTCAGGAGGAAATGAGGATACTAAAATGTTTTTTAGTGCAGGAGCTTATTCTTGGGAAGGTGTTGTTAAAAACACTTCTTTTGATCGTTATAATGTGCGTTTAAATGCAGATCAAAGCTTATTAGAAGGTAGAGTAAAAGTAGGTGTTAATACATCGCTTTCTGCTACCGAGAGTGACTTTTTAGGTTTCTCAGCAAGTTCATTACAAGATAATATTCTGAGAGGTATTTTTCAAACAAGCCCTTTAAATCCTACCTATGACCTTTATGATACATTGTCAACAGAAGATAAGGCGTTGATTTACGGTACTTCTTCTCCTCGAGATCCCTTAGAAACATTAGAGATAATGGATAATAAAGGAACTAATTATTTTGTGTTGGCAAATGCTTTTTTGGAAGCTAAGATTTTTAAAGATTTTACTTTTAAAACTCAAGGAGGCGCTAGAATTGTGAATCAAAAAATTAATCAATTTTTACCTTCAACATCAAGTTTAGTAGCCTCTTCTTTGGACCCAGGTTCTGCTAGGCAAAGTCATTTGTTGTATAAATATTATACGTATTCAAATTTGTTGAGTTATGATAAATTAATAGGGAAGCATAGTATAAACGCTATAGCTGGATACACACATGAATGGAGTAGTGAGGAGTATTTTTCTGCTGGTTCAAGTGATTTTACAACTGATGCATTGGGGTATTATAGTTTACAAGGTGGAGCCACAATATTAACTCCGTCTTCATATGTGGCTGATAGTGAATTAGCGTCTTATTTGGCTAGGGTTAATTATATTTTTGATGATAGGTACCTTCTTACTTTAACTTATAGAAGAGATGGGTCTTCAAAATTTGGAGAAGGTAATAAATGGGGGAACTTTCCTGCTGCTGCAGTGGCGTGGAATGTACATAATGAAAGTTTTTTTAATAGCGGTTTAATTTCGCAATTGAAGCTAAGGTCAAGTATAGGTATAACAGGTAATGATAGATTTGGTGTTGGATTAGGACAGAGTACATTTTCTCCATCTGCTTCAGTAACAACTGATGGTTCAACTTTATCTGTGGGAACCATATCGTCTCGTGTTGGTAACGAGGATTTGCAATGGGAAGAAACTAAAAAGTTTGATTTGGCTTTAGAACTTGGCTTTTTTAATAACAATTTAACAATGGAATTAGGATATTATAAGAACAATACAACCAATTTATTGTTAAATAAAACAATCGCGCCTTCAAACGGTATTGAATCTATTTTGACAAATGCAGGGGAGGTAGAAAATAAGGGAATTGAACTTAGTTTAAATTATAAAAAGACCTTTAATAATGGATTCGGTTGGACTTCAAATCTTAATTTTTCACAAAATGAAAATACAGTCATAAGTCTTGAATTAATTGAAGGAACAGATTTCTTGCCCGGAGAAGAAGCAAGAATAGATGGTAATGTTAGTGGGTCATATTCTGTTTTGGAAGAAGGTCTTCCAGTAGGCACCATCTATGGGTATAGATATTTGGGGGTTTTACAAGATGGAGAAACATCTTTAACACAGCCTACGGCTCAGCCAGGGGATCCCTTATTTGAGGATATTAACGAAGATGGGCAAATAACAGGAGAAGATAAAGAGTTAATTGGTAACGGTTATCCTAAATTTAATGTAGGTTTTAATAATTCATTTAATTATAAAAACTTTACGCTTTCAGTGTTTTTAACAGGAGTATTTGATGTTGATAAATTGAATGGTAATAATGTTATAGGTTATCAATACAATACATTGGCAATAGCTAAAGACCGATGGACTCCTAGTAATCCAGAAGGTACTTTACCACAAAATTTGTGGCAAGGTGATCAATGGGTAAATGATTATTTTGTTGAAGATGCATCCTACATTAGGCTAAGTAACGTAAGTTTATCATATGATTTCAACAAAAATGTATTAGATAAAATAGGCTTAGCTGCTCTACAATTAAGTTTTGTAGCTACAAATTTAGCAACATGGAGTGATTATTCAGGTTTTGATCCAGAAGTAAACTCAACAAGAACTTCAGGTACAAATCTTAATACAGGCGCAGGGTTAGATGCATATTCTTATCCATATCAAAAATCATTTACACTTGGAATTAAAGTAGGAATTTAA
- a CDS encoding RagB/SusD family nutrient uptake outer membrane protein, protein MKEKKILRVRLYYMIFICLITLNSCNDDLEEELKGQLSESSISTESDATALIDGVYNGFLAGGWDYYASGELARVTDGITDVFVLNDSKYRNIETYNWTDENIASELWASIYTVVDRANWAILLIEGINESAFRTATKEQLIAEARFLRGLAYFDLTGLFGDVPLKLEPTKSDEVGLPRTDVNLVYEQIEADFEYASIHLPGRSGTPGKASKGAAYGLLAKTQLRQLKWELAEDNIDKLIALGEYNLFTEDNFLKLFYESNVLDDEFIFSILSLGESYSVASNHHLKFFTPWGYDTGWATVGLPVEIYNEMEPGDERSEVYLQEYPYLYGGAIKDAIDDFGFVINRKFGTFNRDVTSPGTGTSAAYRNYGISKMGVPVLRYADVLLLKAEIENELNGPTDIAYDAINEVRNRSGLSDLTDGLSKEAFRSAVLNERAIELAAEGHRKDDLIRQGVFVSKLNQYVQDQGYSVTITDDYKLMPIPRTELDLNPNMEPNPSNNF, encoded by the coding sequence ATGAAAGAAAAGAAAATATTAAGAGTAAGGCTTTACTATATGATTTTTATATGTTTAATTACATTAAATTCATGTAATGATGATTTAGAAGAAGAACTTAAAGGACAATTGTCAGAGTCTAGTATTAGTACTGAAAGTGATGCTACTGCATTAATAGACGGAGTTTATAATGGATTCTTAGCTGGTGGATGGGATTATTACGCATCAGGTGAATTGGCAAGAGTTACAGATGGTATAACAGATGTTTTTGTGCTAAATGATTCTAAATATAGAAATATAGAAACCTATAACTGGACAGATGAAAATATAGCGTCAGAATTATGGGCAAGTATTTATACAGTTGTTGATAGAGCAAATTGGGCCATTCTTTTAATAGAGGGAATAAACGAGAGTGCTTTTAGAACTGCTACAAAAGAACAGCTTATAGCTGAAGCAAGGTTTTTAAGAGGTTTAGCTTATTTTGATCTTACGGGCTTATTTGGTGATGTACCTTTAAAATTGGAGCCTACAAAATCGGATGAAGTAGGTTTACCTCGTACGGATGTTAATTTGGTATATGAACAAATAGAAGCTGATTTTGAATATGCTTCTATCCATTTACCAGGCAGGTCTGGCACACCAGGCAAAGCTTCAAAAGGAGCTGCTTATGGCCTTTTAGCAAAAACACAGTTAAGACAACTTAAGTGGGAATTAGCAGAAGATAATATTGATAAATTAATAGCACTTGGTGAATATAATTTATTTACTGAGGATAATTTTTTAAAACTGTTTTATGAATCTAATGTTTTAGATGATGAATTTATTTTTTCAATTTTATCGTTAGGGGAATCTTATAGTGTTGCTTCTAACCACCACTTGAAATTCTTTACACCTTGGGGGTATGATACAGGATGGGCTACTGTTGGGCTACCTGTAGAAATATATAATGAAATGGAACCGGGTGATGAACGTAGTGAAGTGTATTTACAAGAATATCCATATTTATATGGAGGGGCAATTAAAGATGCTATTGATGATTTTGGTTTTGTTATAAATAGAAAATTTGGAACTTTTAATCGCGATGTTACATCTCCAGGTACGGGAACATCAGCAGCTTATAGAAATTATGGAATTTCTAAAATGGGGGTACCTGTTTTACGTTATGCTGACGTATTACTATTAAAAGCCGAGATTGAAAACGAATTAAATGGTCCTACCGATATAGCTTATGATGCAATAAATGAAGTTAGAAATAGATCTGGATTATCAGACCTTACTGATGGATTAAGCAAGGAAGCATTTAGATCAGCTGTGCTTAATGAACGTGCTATTGAATTAGCGGCTGAAGGCCATAGAAAAGATGATTTAATAAGACAAGGAGTTTTTGTGTCCAAATTGAATCAATATGTTCAAGATCAAGGGTATTCTGTAACAATAACAGATGATTATAAATTAATGCCTATTCCACGTACAGAGCTTGATTTAAATCCTAATATGGAACCGAACCCATCTAATAATTTTTAA
- a CDS encoding LacI family DNA-binding transcriptional regulator, translated as MGKDERVIGIKDVAKAANVALATVDRVIHNRAGVSKKTKEKVLKVIDKMGYQPNILASNLSKSKKIVLGVLLPEISEESGYWEFPMKGIIKAQKELAQYRIKIKIYNFKQNNNEEIRKRILELINSDIQGLILTSKFADEIEILLADCKQKNRPYVFIDSNIRKIDSLCSIQQPLFESGELAAQLFNYCFTKGEILILHLKKTMDTEDIIGLKEKGMNAYLSDNNQAIVTKSLIIPDFNENGFENVLTKTLGDNPQIKGIFIPNSKVAYIAKYFKKREGKKIYLIGYDFFYDDIEFLENNIIDFLICQRPEEQGYLAVVKLFEHLILKKEVEKEIIMPLDIITKKNYKYY; from the coding sequence ATGGGGAAAGACGAACGTGTTATAGGTATTAAAGATGTTGCGAAAGCTGCTAATGTTGCTTTGGCTACAGTAGATCGTGTTATACATAATCGAGCAGGTGTAAGTAAAAAAACAAAAGAAAAGGTTTTAAAAGTGATAGATAAAATGGGGTATCAGCCCAATATTTTAGCTAGTAACCTGTCAAAAAGCAAGAAAATTGTTTTAGGTGTTTTGTTGCCTGAAATTTCTGAAGAATCTGGATATTGGGAGTTTCCTATGAAAGGAATCATAAAAGCACAAAAAGAATTAGCACAATATCGTATTAAGATTAAGATTTATAATTTCAAACAAAATAATAATGAAGAAATTAGAAAGAGAATTCTTGAATTGATTAATAGTGATATTCAAGGATTGATTTTGACTTCTAAGTTTGCTGATGAGATTGAAATTCTATTAGCCGATTGCAAGCAGAAGAATCGTCCCTATGTTTTTATAGATTCTAACATAAGAAAAATTGATTCATTATGTAGTATCCAACAGCCACTGTTTGAAAGTGGGGAACTGGCAGCTCAATTATTTAATTATTGTTTTACCAAGGGAGAAATTTTAATTCTACACTTAAAAAAAACAATGGATACTGAAGATATAATAGGGTTAAAAGAAAAAGGAATGAATGCTTATTTGAGTGATAATAATCAGGCCATTGTCACAAAGTCGCTTATCATACCTGATTTTAACGAAAATGGTTTCGAGAATGTTTTAACAAAAACTTTAGGTGATAACCCTCAAATCAAAGGCATTTTTATCCCTAATTCCAAAGTTGCATATATCGCAAAGTATTTTAAAAAAAGGGAGGGCAAAAAAATATATCTTATTGGATATGATTTTTTTTATGATGATATTGAATTTCTTGAAAATAATATTATAGATTTTTTGATTTGTCAACGCCCTGAAGAACAAGGGTATCTGGCTGTTGTTAAATTGTTTGAACATCTTATACTAAAAAAGGAGGTAGAAAAAGAAATTATCATGCCTTTAGACATAATAACAAAGAAAAATTATAAATATTATTAA
- a CDS encoding arylsulfotransferase family protein — protein MHKFLLVLLLVFQSCSYISNKLAPKIGVIEIKSVKDNALKIKIDVETTEGSDAYIQYWKYINKEKTDSVISYSPISKNNSLHELMLIDVNLNTDYNFNVVVQKKALKRISKTYDFSTVEKIPWVPYFRDVDSISDVKFDGYLHFHSRQIPGYMFITNGEGKLASYYKNEANFKVSKWTHKGTLLGILSSDTLHFTNGKKIIEYDKFGNVLLEIETGKDNIKHSFHHEVDLDEKGNIMTLVYNHKVMDLSSVGGTKTDTIKGDGILVLNHKKEIVWQWSVFDIVNPLDDDDILTSKEDWLHANALFKDKKGDYYISFRNISQVWKINGKTGALIWKLGGVDGDFKMTDEAVFSGQHDIRINENNDLVLLDNGNLRFKPGFERSSNNRKLLDMNLYSQSRLLTLSIDTIQMKVKQKDIVSFPKKYFTHSQGSAEYINDSLVVFCSTNTNRIVFTNKQGKVLGNMPLEYSTYRVQYLKEIYSTNYAE, from the coding sequence ATGCATAAGTTTCTACTTGTATTATTACTTGTTTTTCAATCTTGTAGCTATATTTCTAATAAGTTGGCTCCCAAAATAGGCGTTATAGAAATAAAATCTGTGAAAGATAATGCTCTTAAAATTAAGATTGATGTAGAAACAACAGAAGGATCTGATGCGTACATTCAATATTGGAAATATATAAATAAAGAAAAAACAGATTCTGTTATTTCCTATTCTCCTATATCAAAAAATAATAGTTTACATGAATTAATGTTAATAGATGTAAATTTAAATACTGATTATAATTTTAATGTAGTTGTACAAAAAAAAGCATTAAAAAGAATTAGTAAAACATATGATTTTTCAACGGTAGAAAAAATTCCATGGGTTCCCTATTTTAGGGATGTAGATAGTATTTCAGATGTTAAATTTGATGGATATCTTCACTTCCACTCAAGGCAGATTCCAGGTTATATGTTTATTACCAATGGAGAAGGGAAATTAGCTTCTTATTATAAAAATGAAGCTAATTTTAAAGTCTCTAAATGGACACATAAAGGAACGTTGTTAGGAATATTAAGCAGTGATACATTACATTTTACCAATGGAAAAAAAATTATTGAATATGATAAATTTGGAAACGTTTTATTAGAAATTGAAACAGGAAAAGACAATATAAAACATTCTTTTCATCATGAAGTTGATCTAGATGAAAAAGGCAATATCATGACGCTTGTTTATAATCACAAAGTTATGGATTTGTCTTCTGTTGGGGGAACAAAAACTGATACTATAAAAGGAGATGGTATTCTTGTTTTAAATCATAAAAAAGAAATTGTTTGGCAATGGTCTGTATTTGATATTGTAAATCCTTTAGATGATGATGATATTTTAACATCCAAAGAGGATTGGTTACATGCCAATGCTTTATTTAAAGATAAAAAAGGGGACTATTATATCTCATTTAGAAATATTAGTCAAGTATGGAAAATTAATGGCAAAACAGGTGCTTTAATTTGGAAATTAGGTGGTGTAGATGGTGATTTTAAAATGACTGATGAAGCTGTGTTTTCTGGTCAGCATGATATTAGAATTAATGAAAATAATGACTTGGTATTATTAGATAATGGTAATTTAAGGTTTAAACCTGGTTTTGAAAGATCTTCTAATAATAGAAAGTTATTGGACATGAATTTATATTCACAATCAAGATTGTTAACACTTTCAATAGATACCATTCAAATGAAAGTAAAACAAAAAGATATTGTTTCTTTTCCTAAGAAATATTTTACGCATTCTCAAGGAAGTGCTGAATATATTAACGATAGTCTTGTTGTTTTTTGTAGTACTAATACCAATAGGATAGTATTTACAAATAAGCAAGGAAAGGTTTTAGGAAACATGCCTTTAGAATATTCTACCTATAGAGTTCAATATTTAAAAGAAATTTATAGCACTAATTATGCTGAATAA
- a CDS encoding N-acetylglucosamine-6-phosphate deacetylase has translation MKEIINCVDCISNELIQIEIDDNFEVSRKRIDVKSEETIYVAPGLLDIQINGFSGVDFNTFPIIENDFLKVINSLSKEGVLSFFPTIITNSDINIINLLKNINKLCLKNSLIESYVSGIHLEGPFISPVKEASGAHSKNYIKAPDWELFEVFQEASGNRIKIVTISPEWDNSIEFITKCVANNIIVSIGHTVASNGQIDAAVRAGAKMSTHLGNGAPLSLHRNSNIIFDQLANNYLIPSVIADGFHLPDNFLKIVIQVKKKHVILVSDSTMFAGMEAGVYHSHIGGKVKLEKEGKLSTYKNENVLAGSAVSLLHCVNKLFSSGIVSLTEAWSFASIQPRELVGLSDTNNDFILFKLKDNSIHILSVYKSGKQIYINSEI, from the coding sequence ATGAAAGAAATAATTAACTGTGTTGACTGTATTTCAAACGAATTAATTCAAATAGAAATTGATGATAATTTTGAGGTTTCAAGAAAAAGAATAGATGTTAAAAGTGAGGAAACTATATATGTAGCCCCTGGTTTATTAGATATCCAGATAAACGGTTTTTCCGGAGTTGATTTTAATACATTTCCTATTATTGAAAACGATTTTCTTAAGGTAATTAATAGCTTATCTAAAGAAGGAGTTTTGTCTTTTTTTCCAACGATAATTACAAATTCTGATATTAATATTATAAACCTTCTGAAAAATATTAATAAACTATGTCTAAAAAACTCTTTAATTGAGTCTTATGTAAGTGGAATTCATCTTGAAGGGCCATTTATTTCTCCTGTAAAAGAGGCCTCAGGTGCACATTCTAAAAATTATATTAAAGCACCTGACTGGGAGTTGTTTGAAGTGTTTCAAGAAGCGTCTGGAAATAGAATTAAAATAGTCACAATAAGTCCTGAATGGGATAATTCAATAGAGTTTATTACCAAGTGTGTAGCTAATAATATTATAGTATCAATTGGACACACAGTGGCGAGTAATGGGCAAATAGACGCTGCTGTTAGAGCTGGTGCTAAAATGTCTACTCATTTAGGTAATGGTGCGCCTTTATCGCTTCATAGAAACTCTAATATAATATTTGATCAATTAGCGAATAATTATTTAATACCCAGTGTCATAGCAGATGGTTTTCATTTACCTGATAATTTTTTAAAAATAGTGATTCAGGTTAAAAAGAAGCATGTTATTCTAGTTAGTGATTCAACTATGTTTGCGGGTATGGAAGCTGGTGTTTATCATTCTCATATAGGAGGAAAGGTGAAATTAGAAAAAGAAGGAAAGCTTTCTACTTATAAGAATGAAAATGTATTAGCTGGATCTGCGGTTTCTTTGTTGCATTGTGTTAATAAACTTTTTTCAAGTGGAATAGTGAGTTTAACCGAAGCTTGGTCTTTTGCTTCCATTCAACCGAGGGAATTAGTAGGTTTGTCAGATACTAACAATGATTTTATTTTATTTAAATTAAAAGATAATTCCATTCATATTCTAAGTGTATATAAATCTGGCAAACAGATTTATATAAATAGTGAAATTTAA
- the chrA gene encoding chromate efflux transporter, with product MVKSDDNIVASKDVTLLFLFLSFLKIGATSFGGFMALISVVQKELVIKKNVIQDHIILDAISLASVLPGPMAFNVIAYIGFYLKGIKGALISMLGILLPSFFLMIILSYLYVEYGQIPVFTNFFKGVLPAVSAIIISVAFNMAKKHVKDYKQVIIVIVSIVAILIVKSIFITIIIIISGGVLGVLMYKNAIASEINLVENNSKNNRYFIYSAITIASVAIIISFLLPLITTGEVYENIIINKKLMLTFSSMSVTLFGGGYVVIPAMQEIIVDGFHWLTNKEFADSIAMGQITPGPIFISATFIGYKIGGLWGAITATLAIFIPPAFIMIIFSEFLNKIKNSKNIKAAFKGVRPAVIGMVVAASYTITKSYPIDWFAIVIFLMILIVSIRYKIEVIYLIPISGILGVLFYNFF from the coding sequence ATGGTAAAATCAGATGATAACATTGTAGCTTCCAAAGACGTGACTTTATTGTTTTTGTTTTTGTCATTTTTGAAAATTGGAGCAACATCATTTGGTGGGTTTATGGCTTTAATATCTGTTGTACAAAAAGAGCTTGTAATAAAAAAAAACGTAATACAGGATCATATTATATTGGATGCTATATCATTAGCATCTGTTTTGCCTGGCCCTATGGCTTTTAATGTCATCGCTTATATTGGATTTTATTTAAAGGGAATTAAAGGTGCATTAATTAGTATGTTAGGTATTTTGCTTCCTTCCTTTTTTTTAATGATTATTCTTTCTTATTTGTATGTTGAGTATGGGCAAATTCCTGTATTTACTAATTTTTTCAAAGGCGTATTACCTGCGGTATCTGCAATTATTATTTCAGTAGCATTTAATATGGCTAAAAAGCATGTAAAGGATTATAAACAAGTCATTATAGTAATAGTTTCGATTGTTGCTATTTTGATAGTTAAATCTATTTTTATAACAATTATAATTATTATTTCTGGAGGTGTTTTAGGAGTTTTGATGTATAAAAATGCTATTGCTTCAGAAATAAATTTAGTAGAAAACAATTCTAAAAATAATAGATATTTTATATATTCTGCAATAACAATTGCCTCTGTTGCTATAATAATTAGTTTTCTACTGCCCTTAATAACCACTGGAGAGGTTTATGAAAATATAATTATAAATAAAAAATTGATGCTAACTTTTTCTAGCATGAGTGTTACTTTATTTGGAGGGGGGTATGTGGTAATTCCCGCTATGCAGGAAATAATTGTCGATGGATTTCATTGGCTAACAAACAAAGAGTTTGCAGATTCTATTGCTATGGGACAAATAACTCCAGGTCCTATATTTATAAGTGCAACTTTTATAGGATATAAAATAGGGGGCTTATGGGGAGCTATTACAGCTACATTAGCCATTTTTATCCCTCCAGCATTTATCATGATTATTTTTTCTGAATTTTTAAATAAAATAAAGAATTCTAAAAATATTAAAGCAGCCTTTAAGGGAGTACGACCGGCCGTTATTGGGATGGTTGTAGCGGCCTCTTATACCATTACTAAAAGTTACCCAATTGATTGGTTTGCTATTGTCATTTTTTTAATGATTTTGATAGTATCAATTAGATATAAAATTGAAGTTATTTATTTAATACCTATATCAGGAATATTGGGTGTCTTATTTTATAATTTTTTTTAA